GAGAAGTATCTGGTCCTGATCGCGCGGGAAGGGATCAAATATGTCAACAACACGGTCAGCACCGCCAACGGGGACATGCTCAAACTCGGCTTCCGTATCACCGACATCAAGAACCAGTACGACGAGCTGCAGAACCAGAAGCTGGGACCGGGAGAGAAAAAGGACGCGGAGGGCCTCACCGACAAAGACGGCGACGGCATGCCGGACGAAAACGATGTGCACAAGCGGGCCGAACAAGATGTTCAGGCTGCACTCAGCGGCAACAAAGAAGCTGCAGGCCACGTCGAACATGTGCTCGATCGCATCAAGCCCGGCGAGAAACTCACGGAAGAACAGGGCGCCTATCTGAGCCAAATGCAGGCCCAACAGCAAGGCATGAGTCTCGAGCGCCTTAAGGAAGTTGAAAGCCAACTCGGCGAGCATGGCGACATACTCGCGGATTCATGGCAACTCATGAGCAATAAGGATGTTGATTTTCCGCGGACCGATACGACGGTCGATGCCTTAGACGACCCCGACAACCGAATCAGAGGCGGGTTCGACCAGCTTCCCAACAGCATCAAGGAAGTGCTCAACTCTGAGCATTTGGCCAACCTACCTGAACTGCAGACACTCGCGAACATGGTGGAACACGGCGATGCCGCGTACCAACACAACACCGACCTCGACCGCAGGCTCCTCAGTAGAGCCGCGGACGTCATGGACGAACCGGCATGGAAGCAGCCAGCCGAGGAATACAACATGCCTCGCGACCAAAGGCCGACGTACCTTGATCCGATGATCTCCGACGTATTCTCTGCAGTCTCAGATGATCACGAAGCAATCCACGACGCCCTTACCTCAGGGCCCAACCATATCGATGGTATCGATACCAATAAGTTCATGGAAGGAATTACACACCGCACCTGGGCAGATGGAGGCCAAGCCGCCGGAGAACTATTTCAGTGGACTCAGAACACCTCCGGATCTGAAAGTCTGATTGCGGGCGAAACCGCCGAGGCCTACGGTAAATATCTGGGAGTTCACGGCGGAACATTACTCGACCTCCCTGGCCACCACAGCATTGGCGAAATCAACCCTCAGCTGGTTCAGGCATTTTCCCACGGACTTGCACCGTACCAAGAAGAGATGGTCGGCGAAGCGAACAAGAATGGTTTCGATCCACTCGACAGCCTCGGCAGCAACATGTCGAACACACGAAATTTGTTTGCGGTGCTTGATTCGGACGACGAAGCAGCCAAGCACTTCAATAAAACTGCGTACGAGAATGTTGTCGAGTACGAAAAGAGCTTCGCAGCTGCGGCTAAGGTCGACCCTACCGTTCCAGGCTCGAACCCGCACGAGGGTGATCTCAGGAAGGCCGGTGCGCTTCTAGGCCTAATCGATGCCGGCGCTCACATCGAATCGATGAACCAGAACGAGAACATCCAACAGAGCGCATATGACCACGCCCATGACGCTTGGCAAACGAAGAAAGCCGCTTGGGACATCATAGGGGAGAACGTCGCTGGAGCAGGCCGCGTCCATGCGGCGTTTGAACAGGGAATTGTCGGAGCAGAACCCAAACCCGAGGATTTCCCAGAGGGAACAACCGCGACCCCTACAACAGTAGACGACAGCCATCGACAACTCGGCAACGGTTCCACCCAAGCTGCCTATACCGTGGCCGCCGAGTTAGTAAACGGCCCTAATAACCATATATCGCCCGAGTACTTCAACGGCAATACGCTAAAGACTCCTGCGGAAATCAGATCAGAATTCGGAGAATCTGGATGGGAAACATACAGCGGCCAACTAAATAGATACTTCGCCACCACCCACCCGTCACTAGATTCGGCCTTCTATGACTTCGACAAGAAGTACAACGCCCCAATAACCAATCTCCCGACGAGAGACGACTAAGTTGTTTACCAAGGCTAGAATTGTGATCGCAATGAGCATTTTGGCGTTATCACTGGGAGGCTGCACACCATCCGCGCCAGACATACCGAAAGATCTCAGCCCGAACGAAGTCGAGGCATTGGCGGCATCAGACAACGGGAAATCCTTTCTGAAGCAAATTAGCGTCTATCACTGGGATGACCAGGGCGCGGCAGCAGCGGAACTCTTCGCTTGGGTCCCAGAATGGGCTGGCTCGTCAGATCCCAACCGCCAAGAAACAGCAGGGCAGACGGCTTACACAATTGCAGAATTCCTCAGTGCCGAGTCAGCCGCACTATTGAACATCGAGACCGATCGAACCATTGGGGACGTTAATCCCATCCTCGTATCGGCATACACCGATGCCATCATTCCGTACCTGGGCCAGGCAGTAAGCGATGATTCTGACGCAAAAGGATTCAAGCCGCTTGATCCACTCGATTCCTCAATGCGTAAGACGTACTCCATGCTGAGCGTCTTGAACAGTGACGAAACAAGCTCCTCGAAGCTCGGGCAAGCAGTCTTTGACCTGATCGAACGCAACCGGAAATCCCTCACTGTCGAACTGACTCCAGGTACCGATGCCTCAGAGGCGGCCAAAGCCAGCGTCCTTGAGGTTGCACGACTTGTCGGTCTGGCAAGCGCAAGCGGAATCAGACCTCCTGACGCCGAGCCCCTCAGCTTCGATATAGGAGTTGAACAGACAGAAATCGATTACCTCTTGGCTCGGACCTCAGTCTCAGGTCCCAATAACGACATAACGTCCCAATTTTTTACTAGTGACGGCTCACTCAAACCCCCTGGAGTTGTCCGGACTCAACTCGGCGAGGCTGGATGGGAGCAATACTCTGGAATGCTGAGCCGATATCTATCGCGTTCCAAGGGCCAGAAAGAAATTTCAAATTCTTTTGCTCACACGGCAGAAACAATAGCGAAGGAGAACAATCGGTGATCTAGGACTTCTTCCGCTTCCCACCCGCCATAAGGCAAGGAACTTGACTCACACAACGAGCCTGCCCAATGCCTCGGACCATCGCGAAACCCTGGACATGAAGATCGCCCGACAATCGGGGTGCTACCGAGTCAGAACTCCTGCCGCAGAATGACCGCATACCGTAACGGCAGACCATGCTGATGACACCATTTCGAGTATTAGGCGCAGCCTTAGCACTCGCCCTTTCGATTTTTATCGGGGGCTGCGATGGCAGTGACCAAACCGGTCGTCCTGGCACGGATGCCTCTGTGCAGAACAACCAGATTCGGCACGACCTCGAGCCGCTGACCAAGCGCTTCCCCGAGATCGGCAAGCCCGTCTCGGCCACTTGGATGAGTGGCACCCTCGGCGTGCAATCAGATGGCCGCGCCACGGTTCCAGGGCCGTCCGACTACTGGATCGAAGCAATCATCGAACTAGAACCCGCCACAGCAGACGCACTGCGGGCGAAGTACGTGCCCACGCCAACAGGTGAGGCCCCCAAGCTCAAAGAG
The window above is part of the Mycolicibacterium fortuitum subsp. fortuitum genome. Proteins encoded here:
- a CDS encoding EspA/EspE family type VII secretion system effector, translated to MSALDGFYATWYKARETFGVGTPVDGSQHDGSSQLLRMKGMVESAAKHDGWQGKGAEAYAAANKEHANVYGKLAELDKQMAAEVTNAANIVTTGREQLDATKSWVDSAVDVVPKSVSAEVREKYLVLIAREGIKYVNNTVSTANGDMLKLGFRITDIKNQYDELQNQKLGPGEKKDAEGLTDKDGDGMPDENDVHKRAEQDVQAALSGNKEAAGHVEHVLDRIKPGEKLTEEQGAYLSQMQAQQQGMSLERLKEVESQLGEHGDILADSWQLMSNKDVDFPRTDTTVDALDDPDNRIRGGFDQLPNSIKEVLNSEHLANLPELQTLANMVEHGDAAYQHNTDLDRRLLSRAADVMDEPAWKQPAEEYNMPRDQRPTYLDPMISDVFSAVSDDHEAIHDALTSGPNHIDGIDTNKFMEGITHRTWADGGQAAGELFQWTQNTSGSESLIAGETAEAYGKYLGVHGGTLLDLPGHHSIGEINPQLVQAFSHGLAPYQEEMVGEANKNGFDPLDSLGSNMSNTRNLFAVLDSDDEAAKHFNKTAYENVVEYEKSFAAAAKVDPTVPGSNPHEGDLRKAGALLGLIDAGAHIESMNQNENIQQSAYDHAHDAWQTKKAAWDIIGENVAGAGRVHAAFEQGIVGAEPKPEDFPEGTTATPTTVDDSHRQLGNGSTQAAYTVAAELVNGPNNHISPEYFNGNTLKTPAEIRSEFGESGWETYSGQLNRYFATTHPSLDSAFYDFDKKYNAPITNLPTRDD